The following are encoded together in the Deltaproteobacteria bacterium genome:
- a CDS encoding ATP-binding protein — translation MRLIPGSLAGRLALLLLLALGIAQGIAMVLFAVERSEAVRHAHRDNVVARAGTVARLLREAPPALHGAILDAASTGQARFTLTREPMVGGSGTGERAAVIARDLSVALDVGRERVRVAPPHDDTPDGSWIRDGDGHDDDHRHGHEDWGDHWFAASVAMGDGRWLNVTVGPLPGAPPWGGTFLLSFLLSVIGVAAVAVLMGRRISKPMRSLAAAAGRLGRGEDVADLPEAGPVEIRGTVRAFNLMRGRLDRYVRDRTAMLAAISHDLRTPITSLRLQAEFVEDGDTRTKILEVLDEMQRMTEDTLAFIREDMRQEATRTVDLHALVDSVAADLADLGHELAVSDSGRVLAACRPVALRRAFRNLLENAGAHGVRATARVADDGGRVRVVIEDEGPGIPEADLERVFEPFVRLDESRSRDTGGAGLGLAIARTIIRGHGG, via the coding sequence ATGAGGCTGATCCCGGGAAGCCTCGCGGGACGGCTCGCGCTGCTGCTGCTGCTCGCTCTCGGCATCGCGCAGGGCATCGCCATGGTTCTTTTCGCGGTCGAGCGGAGCGAGGCGGTGCGCCACGCCCACCGGGACAACGTCGTTGCGCGCGCGGGCACCGTGGCGCGGCTGCTCCGGGAGGCGCCGCCCGCACTTCACGGCGCCATCCTGGATGCGGCGAGCACCGGCCAGGCGCGGTTCACTCTCACCCGGGAGCCCATGGTCGGCGGGTCGGGAACCGGGGAACGGGCAGCCGTCATCGCTCGTGACCTCTCGGTCGCGCTCGATGTCGGGCGGGAGCGGGTCAGGGTGGCGCCGCCCCACGACGACACGCCGGACGGGTCCTGGATCCGGGACGGCGACGGCCATGATGACGACCACCGTCACGGTCACGAGGACTGGGGGGACCATTGGTTCGCGGCGTCCGTGGCCATGGGGGACGGGCGCTGGCTGAACGTCACCGTGGGACCGCTGCCGGGCGCGCCGCCCTGGGGCGGGACGTTCCTGCTCTCGTTCCTGTTGTCGGTCATCGGCGTGGCCGCCGTGGCGGTTCTCATGGGACGGCGCATCTCGAAACCCATGCGAAGCCTTGCGGCGGCCGCCGGCCGGCTCGGCCGGGGCGAGGACGTGGCCGACCTGCCGGAGGCCGGCCCCGTGGAGATCCGCGGCACCGTGCGCGCCTTCAACCTCATGCGTGGGCGGCTCGACCGCTACGTGCGCGACCGCACGGCCATGCTGGCGGCGATATCGCACGACCTGCGGACACCGATCACGAGCCTGCGCCTTCAGGCCGAGTTCGTCGAGGACGGCGACACCCGGACGAAGATCCTGGAGGTGCTGGACGAGATGCAGCGCATGACGGAGGACACCCTGGCGTTCATCCGCGAGGACATGCGGCAGGAAGCGACGCGGACGGTGGACCTCCACGCGCTGGTCGACAGCGTGGCCGCCGACCTTGCGGACCTCGGCCACGAACTCGCGGTGTCCGACTCAGGCCGCGTGCTGGCGGCCTGCCGGCCCGTGGCGTTGCGCCGCGCGTTCCGGAACCTCCTGGAGAACGCCGGCGCCCACGGCGTCCGCGCAACGGCGCGGGTCGCGGACGACGGTGGACGTGTGCGCGTGGTCATCGAGGACGAAGGGCCCGGCATCCCGGAGGCCGACCTGGAGCGGGTGTTCGAGCCCTTCGTCCGGCTCGACGAGTCGCGGAGCCGCGACACGGGCGGCGCGGGCCTCGGCCTCGCCATCGCCCGGACCATCATCCGCGGCCACGGCGGGGA
- a CDS encoding response regulator has translation MEDSPHVLVVDDHRDIREPLSRYLEEHGVRVTAADSSAAARRALQAAAVDLVVLDIMMPGEDGLDLCRYLRATTRIPVILLTAMAEDTDRIVGLEVGADDYVTKPFNPRELSARIKAVLRRTQSLPPGREPRAAETYRFDRWTLDMGGRELVDEDGVVTPLSTGEFRLLTALLERPGMVLSRDQLLDLTRGRRAAAFDRAVDNQVSRLRRKLERDPARPRLIATVWGGGYRFAGKVERA, from the coding sequence ATGGAAGACTCGCCGCACGTTCTCGTGGTCGACGACCACCGGGATATCCGCGAGCCGCTGTCGCGGTATCTCGAAGAGCACGGCGTGCGCGTCACCGCCGCCGACTCGAGCGCCGCCGCGCGGCGGGCGCTCCAGGCGGCGGCCGTGGACCTGGTGGTGCTCGACATCATGATGCCGGGCGAGGACGGCCTCGATCTCTGCCGGTACCTGCGGGCAACGACCCGGATTCCGGTCATCCTGCTGACCGCGATGGCGGAGGACACGGACCGGATCGTGGGGCTGGAGGTCGGCGCCGACGATTACGTCACCAAGCCGTTCAATCCCCGGGAGCTCTCGGCCCGCATCAAGGCGGTGCTCCGCCGCACGCAAAGCCTGCCCCCCGGCCGCGAGCCCCGTGCGGCGGAAACGTACCGGTTCGACCGCTGGACGCTTGATATGGGCGGGCGGGAGCTGGTGGACGAGGACGGGGTGGTGACGCCGCTCTCGACGGGCGAGTTCCGGCTGCTCACGGCGTTGCTGGAGCGTCCCGGGATGGTGCTCTCCCGGGACCAGCTTCTCGACCTGACGCGGGGCCGGCGCGCGGCGGCGTTCGACCGCGCCGTGGACAACCAGGTGAGCCGCCTGCGCCGGAAGCTGGAGCGGGACCCGGCAAGACCAAGGCTCATCGCCACCGTCTGGGGCGGCGGCTACCGGTTCGCGGGCAAGGTGGAGCGGGCATGA
- a CDS encoding EF-hand domain-containing protein: MRKTTKVLAGIGVAVAIGGMALGGASLAHRNGGFGDHDDHRAVVMFDAVDADRDGTLSQAELDKAREARGAALAAHDADGDGRLDLEEFARLWSETTRPLTVRAFQRLDTDGDAVISRSEYERPLQGIAERGDRRDHHHDRHHHDD; this comes from the coding sequence ATGAGAAAAACGACAAAGGTATTGGCAGGAATCGGCGTCGCCGTGGCCATCGGCGGGATGGCGCTCGGAGGTGCGAGCCTCGCCCACCGCAACGGCGGCTTCGGCGATCATGACGACCACAGGGCGGTGGTCATGTTCGACGCCGTCGACGCCGACCGGGACGGGACGCTCTCGCAGGCCGAGTTGGACAAGGCGCGCGAGGCCCGCGGCGCCGCCCTCGCCGCCCACGACGCCGATGGCGACGGCCGGCTCGACCTCGAGGAGTTCGCCCGCCTGTGGAGCGAGACCACGCGCCCCCTCACCGTGCGCGCCTTCCAGAGGCTCGACACGGACGGTGACGCGGTCATCTCGCGTTCGGAGTACGAGCGGCCCCTCCAAGGCATCGCCGAACGGGGTGACAGGCGGGACCATCACCATGACCGACACCACCACGACGACTAG
- a CDS encoding PAS domain S-box protein — MTAARILIVEHEQPVAARLEEELTTAGYACASVPSGQEAVAVAADRPPDLALIDLELPAEPDGVETARHLGAALGTPVLYLNGNAEPALERRSLDSEPAGYVPKTAPAGQLHLQIEAALRLHARQRSQRQAAAIAECTTEAIVATNEGGDVTFMNTAAESLTGWSRHEAFGRPMMQVFHGAAGNLPVLFGTTQRFLEEGAGTVRTGGDMMLVTRDGKEVPIDYNVAAVTDRNGRVEGTVLAFHRIDEAQVTQSVRGEARAWRILVESTKDGIVVIDERGNPIMRNTSAERMLGPYRQDSAPEDWSERYGVFKLDGVTHYPSLDLPIARTLGGESTDDEEMILRNPAIPEDIYISTSARPLLDDSGKLKGGMAVFRDITSSKRSEAELRHTVGRLERQTRLMESVFNSISDAVVAVDSQGDYLVVNAAAKRSADAVSPGGFEELMRTDLAALPTTLGLYLPDKNTLISGDEFPIARALTGEAFDGMELFVRNSKVPNGAYFNVTGMPLRDESNSIMGGVVVYRDVTERARADEALARAFTRGRLEIVETVLHNIGNAINSAGIGIGTVYEQLKRNRTVRRLQALANALKAHEHDWIDYLRDDPTGRRAMPFLFALADDLGRDGTQLLQTVERVRDRVKHIADIVRTQQGFDKDMTALKDLDLEEAIKAAVRILQDSVLKRGIGLRIDCAGAPAQVRVRESLFHQMVVNLVKNSIEAFGEAALSGAPTNRRRSASGHTSRKSSWSSTSLTMASASNRRT; from the coding sequence ATGACGGCGGCAAGAATTCTCATTGTCGAGCATGAGCAACCTGTGGCTGCGCGCCTGGAAGAAGAGTTGACGACGGCGGGATATGCGTGCGCTTCGGTCCCGTCCGGGCAGGAAGCGGTGGCTGTGGCGGCGGACCGGCCGCCGGACCTAGCCCTGATCGACCTGGAACTGCCGGCAGAACCGGACGGCGTCGAAACGGCGCGGCACTTGGGCGCGGCGCTCGGCACGCCGGTGCTGTATCTCAACGGCAATGCCGAACCGGCGCTGGAGCGGCGGTCCCTGGACAGTGAACCGGCCGGTTACGTGCCGAAGACGGCGCCGGCAGGACAACTCCACCTGCAAATCGAAGCCGCCCTGCGTCTGCATGCTCGGCAACGATCGCAACGGCAAGCGGCGGCGATCGCCGAATGCACCACCGAGGCCATCGTGGCCACCAACGAGGGCGGCGACGTCACGTTCATGAACACCGCCGCGGAAAGCCTCACGGGCTGGTCCCGGCACGAAGCCTTCGGTCGGCCGATGATGCAGGTGTTTCACGGAGCCGCGGGAAATCTTCCGGTCCTGTTCGGGACCACGCAACGCTTCCTCGAGGAGGGCGCCGGCACCGTTCGTACCGGCGGCGACATGATGCTCGTGACCCGCGACGGGAAAGAAGTGCCGATCGACTACAACGTGGCGGCCGTAACGGACCGAAACGGCCGTGTCGAAGGCACGGTGTTGGCCTTTCACAGGATCGACGAGGCGCAGGTGACGCAGAGCGTTCGGGGAGAAGCACGGGCGTGGCGCATCCTCGTGGAAAGCACGAAAGACGGGATCGTGGTGATCGACGAGCGCGGGAACCCGATCATGCGCAACACCAGCGCGGAACGCATGTTGGGTCCGTACAGACAGGACTCCGCACCCGAGGACTGGAGTGAGCGTTACGGCGTCTTCAAGCTCGACGGAGTGACTCACTACCCTTCTCTCGATTTGCCGATCGCGCGCACCCTCGGCGGTGAGTCAACGGATGACGAGGAAATGATCCTGCGCAACCCGGCCATTCCGGAAGACATCTACATCAGCACCAGCGCCAGACCGCTTCTGGACGATTCAGGCAAACTCAAGGGAGGCATGGCCGTGTTCCGCGACATCACATCCAGCAAGCGCTCGGAGGCCGAGTTGAGGCATACGGTGGGGCGGCTGGAGCGCCAGACCCGTCTCATGGAATCCGTTTTCAACAGCATCAGCGACGCGGTGGTGGCCGTTGATTCCCAGGGCGACTACCTTGTTGTCAACGCCGCGGCGAAACGGTCCGCCGACGCCGTGTCGCCCGGCGGTTTCGAAGAGCTCATGAGGACAGACCTTGCCGCCTTGCCGACGACCCTTGGACTCTACCTCCCCGACAAGAACACGCTCATCTCTGGCGATGAGTTCCCGATCGCGCGCGCCCTGACGGGCGAAGCGTTCGATGGCATGGAGCTATTCGTGCGCAATTCGAAGGTCCCCAACGGGGCTTACTTCAACGTCACCGGAATGCCCCTGCGGGACGAATCCAACTCCATCATGGGCGGCGTCGTGGTGTACCGCGACGTGACGGAGCGTGCGCGCGCCGATGAGGCGCTGGCTCGCGCGTTCACCCGGGGACGACTGGAAATCGTCGAAACGGTGCTCCACAACATCGGGAATGCAATCAACAGCGCGGGCATCGGTATCGGAACCGTATACGAGCAACTGAAGAGGAACCGGACGGTACGCCGCCTTCAGGCGCTGGCCAACGCCTTGAAGGCGCACGAGCACGACTGGATCGACTACCTGAGAGACGATCCGACGGGCCGCCGGGCGATGCCGTTCCTGTTCGCCCTCGCCGACGACCTGGGGAGAGATGGGACGCAGTTGCTGCAGACCGTCGAGCGGGTCCGGGACAGGGTGAAGCACATCGCGGACATCGTCCGGACGCAACAGGGCTTCGACAAGGACATGACGGCCCTCAAGGATCTGGACCTGGAAGAGGCCATCAAAGCCGCAGTCCGGATCCTGCAGGACTCTGTCCTCAAGCGCGGCATCGGGCTTCGCATCGATTGCGCGGGGGCGCCCGCGCAGGTTCGGGTCCGTGAAAGCCTGTTCCACCAGATGGTGGTCAACCTGGTGAAGAACTCCATCGAAGCCTTCGGCGAGGCCGCCCTGTCCGGGGCCCCAACGAACCGCCGGAGATCCGCATCCGGTCATACGTCGAGGAAGAGTTCCTGGTCATCGACATCATTGACAATGGCGTCGGCATCGAACCGAAGGACCTGA